One genomic segment of Coffea arabica cultivar ET-39 chromosome 6e, Coffea Arabica ET-39 HiFi, whole genome shotgun sequence includes these proteins:
- the LOC140009381 gene encoding uncharacterized protein yields the protein MAIQRFGLSPLLLLLQLLFLVWWCESSSDTNSVYSPCSDAKVQRSDGFTFSIAFASRNNFFFNNSLQLSPCDRRLSLSSSNSQVAVFRPKVDEISLLSINTSNFFPDSYGGYMVAFAGRKYAARSLPAFVANGSYIVASFTLALEFKKGRLQNLYWKRDGCTSCSGNSNFVCLNNQDCAIRTNSCKNRGGNVDCSLGIQLAFSGTDKHDAVFNSWYEVKNLRQYSLYGLYSNLRDSLTNQYDKFF from the exons ATGGCGATTCAGAGATTTGGACTAAGCCCTCTGCTCCTACTGCTTCAGTTGTTGTTTCTTGTTTGGTGGTGTGAGTCGAGCAGTGATACGAACTCGGTATACTCACCCTGTTCGGACGCCAAGGTTCAGAGATCAGATGGGTTCACTTTCAGCATCGCATTTGCCTCGAGaaacaatttcttcttcaacaaTTCCCTCCAGCTTTCGCCCTGCGACCGACGCTTGTCCCTGTCATCCTCCAACTCTCAAGTCGCTGTCTTTCGCCCTAAAGTCGATGAGATCTCCCTCCTATCCATCAACACCTCTAACTTCTTCCCG GATTCTTATGGAGGATATATGGTGGCATTTGCTGGTAGGAAATATGCTGCAAGATCTCTTCCTGCTTTTGTTGCCAACGGCTCCTACATCGTGGCCAGCTTTACTCTT GCGTTGGAATTTAAGAAGGGTAGGCTGCAAAACTTATACTGGAAGAGAGATGGCTGCACTTCATGTTCAGGCAACTCTAATTTTGTTTGCCTTAATAATCAAGATTGTGCAATCAGAACTAATAGCTGTAAGAACAGAGGGGGCAATGTTGATTGCAGCCTGGGCATACAACTTGCATTTTCTGGCACTGATAAGCATGATGCGGTATTTAACTCGTGGTATGAAGTGAAAAACCTTCGTCAGTACTCCCTCTATGGCCTTTATTCCAATCTCAGGGATTCACTTACTAATCAATACGACAAGTTTTTCTAG
- the LOC140009382 gene encoding uncharacterized protein, with protein sequence MWGRWVYLPLKIAPSYFIIPKKKKKKSITISSCDLPMGTSNPSISTPPTFSSSFSAAARSSIVKQKQVFLHEWWLEKAHPSSAGRRLSVGGCTERLGTRIFHSSAVLKRYDTVTLGTADGILVKICGAINKSRTHENGFPLEVCFRFLYGFPFDWEEFANQSFAEESTNRAILQGLSNLDGHEASSVDGLNRFSPKSFDDLPVALLRDFSDSSVEYSATCELWKSTFKDILQKYGDSVKDHAMTEISSEEETPRKQKNSKGEHDISIRKDRITKDQVMAESSSVEIPNEHEKSMVKQNNKREHDMPKRRSRRIKLQNFTLDKSTSSASNVERKGPRTRSSTQNSTSKHEESVSVTNAGNTVFNGTEITRKLKLRNRFVEVHVKRIQ encoded by the exons ATGTGGGGGCGTTGGGTCTATCTCCCGCTTAAAATTGCCCCGTCCTATTTCATCAtcccaaagaagaagaaaaaaaaatcaatcacaaTTTCTAGCTGCGACCTTCCTATGGGGACTTCAAATCCGAGTATTTCAACCCCACCGACgttctcctcctccttctccGCCGCTGCCCGTTCCTCCATCGTCAAACAGAAACAG GTTTTTTTGCACGAATGGTGGCTCGAGAAAGCTCATCCAAGTTCGGCTGGCAGACGACTAAGCGTTGGAGGCTGCACCGA GAGACTAGGAACAAGAATTTTTCACTCATCAGCTGTTCTGAAAAGGTATGATACTGTGACTCTTGGGACGGCAGACGGCATTCTAGTCAAAATTTGTGGTGCTATCAATAAGTCTCGAACACATGAAAATGGATTCCCGCTAGAG GTTTGCTTTCGTTTCCTTTATGGATTTCCGTTTGACTGGGAAGAGTTTGCTAACCAGTCCTTTGCTGAAGAATCAACTAACAGAGCTATTCTTCAAGGATTGTCTAATTTGGATGGACATGAAGCATCTTCTGTCGACGGTTTAAACAGGTTTTCACCAAAGTCCTTTGATGACCTCCCTGTGGCTCTTTTACGTGATTTCTCAGATTCGTCTGTTGAATATTCTGCTACCTGTGAACTCTGGAAAAGTACGTTCAAAGATATATTGCAAAAGTATGGAGACAGTGTAAAAGATCATGCAATGACGGAAATTTCTTCTGAGGAAGAAACTCCAAGGAAGCAGAAGAACAGCAAAGGTGAGCATGATATCTCTATCAGAAAAGACAGAATAACAAAAGATCAGGTGATGGCAGAAAGTTCTTCCGTAGAAATCCCGAATGAACATGAGAAGAGTATGGTTAAGCAGAATAACAAACGAGAGCATGATATGCCTAAACGAAGAAGTAGACGAATAAAGCTACAGAATTTTACTCTTGACAAAAGCACATCATCTGCTTCAAATGTTGAAAGAAAGGGTCCTCGTACCAGGAGCAGTACTCAAAACTCAACCAGTAAGCATGAAGAGAGTGTTTCAGTAACAAATGCTGGAAATACTGTTTTCAATGGGACTGAGATAACCAGAAAGTTGAAGTTAAGAAATCGGTTTGTAGAAGTGCATGTAAAGCGTATTCAATAG